The following coding sequences lie in one Enterococcus sp. 9E7_DIV0242 genomic window:
- the yfmH gene encoding EF-P 5-aminopentanol modification-associated protein YfmH: MEKKVYPQINETLYTEVLDNGLTVYLLPKNDYHKTYGLFTTNYGSIDNEFVPLGSSEFTRVPDGIAHFLEHKMFEKEDGDVFQAFGRQGASANAFTSFTKTSYLFSTTDQVEKNLETLLDFVQAPYFTEETVEKEKGIIGQEIQMYQDDSDWRLFFGILGNLYPKHPLHIDIAGTVESIDQITAEDLYTCYHTFYHPSNMTLFVVGKMDPEEMMAFIRDNQGQKTFEQATPIQRHFPSETAAEIVRESSITMPVQRKKVLVGLKGLDEVPEDGAALLKYKTAMSLFLQMLFGSTSQNYLNLYNAGLLDDSFSYEFSLDRSFHFADFGGDSDQPEQLAEEIEKILLGYEESSELTEENLNLLKKKMIGKHFQSLNSLEYIANQFSQSLFGDVTLFDMLTVIDQIKLSDIKAVAKVFVKKEGLSRFYISPE; the protein is encoded by the coding sequence CTGTATACAGAGGTGTTGGACAATGGGTTAACAGTTTATCTGCTACCTAAAAATGATTATCATAAAACCTATGGCTTGTTTACAACCAATTACGGATCAATCGATAATGAATTTGTTCCATTGGGCAGTTCAGAATTTACCAGAGTGCCGGATGGGATCGCTCATTTCCTTGAGCATAAGATGTTTGAAAAAGAGGATGGCGATGTCTTTCAGGCCTTTGGCCGTCAAGGGGCATCTGCCAATGCGTTTACCAGCTTTACGAAAACCAGCTATCTTTTCTCAACAACAGATCAGGTAGAAAAAAATCTTGAGACATTGCTGGATTTTGTTCAAGCACCCTACTTTACAGAGGAAACAGTAGAGAAAGAAAAAGGGATCATCGGTCAGGAAATCCAGATGTATCAGGATGATTCTGATTGGCGTTTGTTTTTTGGGATACTTGGCAATCTGTATCCGAAGCATCCACTTCATATCGACATTGCGGGAACGGTAGAAAGCATCGACCAAATCACAGCAGAAGACTTATATACGTGCTACCATACATTTTACCATCCAAGCAACATGACGCTATTTGTTGTTGGAAAAATGGACCCGGAAGAAATGATGGCGTTCATCCGTGACAACCAAGGTCAAAAGACTTTTGAACAAGCAACCCCGATTCAACGTCATTTCCCCTCTGAAACAGCAGCAGAAATCGTGCGTGAAAGCTCGATTACCATGCCTGTTCAACGGAAAAAAGTCTTGGTTGGATTAAAGGGCTTAGATGAAGTACCGGAAGATGGTGCTGCGCTACTGAAATATAAAACAGCGATGAGTCTCTTTTTACAAATGCTGTTTGGGAGTACTTCTCAGAATTACCTGAATCTTTATAATGCTGGTTTACTTGATGATAGCTTCAGCTATGAGTTTAGTTTGGATCGCAGCTTTCACTTTGCGGACTTCGGTGGAGATAGTGACCAACCAGAACAACTGGCAGAAGAAATCGAAAAGATTTTGCTTGGGTATGAAGAAAGCAGCGAATTGACAGAAGAAAATTTGAATTTATTGAAGAAAAAAATGATTGGCAAGCATTTCCAATCGTTGAATTCTTTGGAATATATCGCAAACCAATTTTCTCAATCTCTTTTTGGTGATGTGACATTGTTTGATATGTTGACTGTTATTGATCAAATTAAACTTTCAGACATCAAAGCAGTCGCAAAAGTTTTTGTGAAAAAAGAAGGCTTGAGTCGTTTTTATATTTCCCCCGAGTAA
- the ymfI gene encoding elongation factor P 5-aminopentanone reductase gives MKKALIIGASGGIGTAIAELLAAQGWSLYCHYHKNGEKVENLVRNFQKCYPQQDFFMVCLDMLDEAMLPTFFDQLFQVDAVVFASGFTSYGLLINQTAVEIDNLLKIHLKTPLLICQELQQKLSSSGHGRIVFIGSVYGQNGSSMEAVYSGVKGGQEAFVRAYSKEVGSLGITVNTVAPGAVATAMNQQWTMNEKRQIEEKTAIGRMARPEEIAGAAAFLLSDQADYITGATIPVNGGWY, from the coding sequence ATGAAAAAGGCATTGATAATCGGGGCAAGCGGAGGGATTGGAACCGCAATTGCAGAGCTGCTCGCAGCACAGGGCTGGTCCTTGTATTGCCATTATCATAAAAATGGCGAAAAAGTAGAAAATTTGGTAAGAAACTTTCAAAAATGTTATCCTCAGCAAGATTTTTTTATGGTATGCTTAGATATGTTGGATGAGGCAATGCTTCCAACTTTTTTCGACCAATTATTTCAGGTCGATGCAGTGGTTTTTGCTAGTGGATTTACGAGCTATGGTTTGTTAATAAATCAAACAGCAGTGGAAATAGATAATCTTCTGAAGATTCATTTGAAAACACCCTTGTTGATTTGTCAAGAGCTGCAGCAGAAGTTAAGCAGCAGCGGCCACGGCAGAATCGTTTTTATCGGTTCTGTTTATGGGCAAAATGGCAGCAGTATGGAAGCTGTTTACAGTGGCGTTAAGGGTGGACAAGAAGCGTTTGTCCGAGCATACAGCAAAGAGGTCGGCAGCTTGGGAATCACGGTGAATACCGTGGCACCGGGAGCGGTAGCGACCGCGATGAATCAACAATGGACAATGAATGAGAAAAGACAAATAGAAGAAAAGACGGCAATCGGAAGAATGGCGCGACCGGAGGAAATAGCCGGAGCCGCAGCCTTTTTGCTTTCCGATCAGGCAGATTATATAACTGGAGCGACCATCCCCGTTAACGGGGGCTGGTATTGA
- a CDS encoding helix-turn-helix domain-containing protein, translating to MNIGKKLREARLQMNMSLDELQQITKIQKRYLMAIEENNFDSMPGTFYVRAFIRQYASAVNLDGEELINYFDGKDLPKEVDLAAEYKTLEESRTQIYEEEHENRLFKSLPAIILSLFGLAIVVVVFYAMWQDQRANPIIDVPESTVTIERSSESTTETSTTSSTTSSTMESSTVESSKEPEPTATVAYINEENRLVNMSATDVAAPAKFTFTATTANSWAGVIINGAYVFQYTVPAGQTQEFELPAGTTAVTIALGASEYMDMKLNGQPVIFNPNDTGIGERSIVMTLAYKQ from the coding sequence GTGAATATAGGAAAAAAATTAAGAGAAGCACGACTACAAATGAATATGTCCTTGGACGAGCTGCAACAGATCACGAAGATCCAAAAGCGTTACCTGATGGCAATCGAAGAAAATAATTTTGATTCTATGCCTGGCACTTTTTATGTTCGTGCATTTATTCGTCAATATGCCAGTGCAGTGAATCTTGATGGAGAAGAGCTTATCAATTATTTTGATGGAAAAGATCTTCCAAAAGAAGTTGACCTGGCAGCAGAGTATAAGACATTAGAAGAATCGCGGACTCAAATTTATGAAGAAGAGCATGAAAATCGTTTGTTCAAAAGTCTTCCTGCGATTATTCTATCGCTCTTTGGTCTGGCAATTGTTGTTGTCGTATTTTATGCGATGTGGCAGGATCAACGGGCGAATCCGATCATTGATGTGCCCGAATCTACAGTGACGATCGAGCGTTCCTCTGAATCGACCACAGAAACAAGTACCACCTCTTCAACAACAAGTTCGACGATGGAAAGTTCAACTGTAGAGAGTAGTAAAGAGCCGGAACCAACGGCTACAGTCGCCTATATCAATGAAGAGAACAGACTTGTGAATATGAGTGCTACAGATGTTGCTGCACCTGCGAAATTCACATTTACAGCAACCACGGCTAACTCATGGGCAGGCGTAATCATCAATGGCGCGTATGTCTTCCAGTATACAGTTCCTGCCGGACAGACACAGGAGTTTGAACTACCAGCCGGTACGACAGCGGTAACTATTGCATTAGGTGCATCTGAATACATGGATATGAAGCTGAATGGTCAGCCGGTCATTTTCAATCCAAATGATACAGGAATTGGGGAACGCAGTATCGTAATGACACTTGCTTATAAACAATAA
- a CDS encoding ISL3 family transposase — MDKNTRLLLGLTDKHLSFGEDWLEYRHLKGVEAQVIKATLTYIPTHCKNCGIKNQGQIIKNGYHRTHTQLPAFNGRLTLLELRRSRFRCHECHSTFHAQTELVEEHHHLSKQLCLQIILDLKKNVSRKEIAQKHFVSDVTVLRLMEELAASYSPNWRFLPKILCIDEFQSMKSCEGAMSFICVNGETNKILEVLEDRRLTHLTRHFMRYTKEARENVKYLVMDMNASYDQLLKSVFPNAQLVTDRFHIVQQMNRALNQLRIKTMNAFRHSSPQEQKQYRRLKRYWKLLLKDSVELDSQHRPYHSLFKRPLTQTDIVDELLSYDSTLRIAYDTIQFLKYAFTHREAKRFFEELDTLDPRLPFWFKKKLRFFKKHKQGITNAFSFSFSNGITEGLNNKIKVIKRIAYGYRNFYHFRSRIYIIQGLVFSQD; from the coding sequence ATGGATAAGAATACCAGATTATTGCTTGGACTAACAGATAAACATCTCTCCTTTGGAGAGGATTGGCTTGAATACAGACACCTAAAAGGGGTTGAAGCTCAGGTCATCAAAGCAACACTTACGTATATACCTACACATTGCAAAAACTGTGGGATAAAAAATCAAGGGCAGATCATCAAAAATGGTTACCATCGGACACACACTCAATTACCTGCATTTAATGGTCGTCTGACTTTATTGGAACTGAGACGTTCGCGCTTTCGTTGTCATGAGTGTCACTCAACTTTTCACGCTCAGACAGAGTTAGTTGAAGAACACCATCATTTATCAAAGCAACTCTGTCTCCAAATCATACTTGATTTAAAGAAAAATGTTTCTAGGAAAGAGATTGCCCAAAAACATTTCGTTTCAGACGTGACGGTTCTTCGCTTAATGGAGGAGCTAGCTGCTTCTTATTCTCCAAATTGGCGATTTCTTCCAAAGATTTTATGTATTGATGAATTCCAATCAATGAAATCTTGCGAAGGGGCCATGAGTTTTATTTGTGTTAATGGAGAAACCAACAAGATTCTTGAAGTACTTGAAGACCGTCGACTGACGCACTTAACCCGACACTTTATGCGATACACAAAAGAAGCCCGAGAAAACGTAAAGTACCTAGTCATGGACATGAATGCGAGCTATGATCAATTACTCAAGTCCGTGTTTCCAAATGCCCAACTCGTTACTGACCGATTTCACATTGTCCAACAAATGAATCGAGCATTAAATCAACTACGGATAAAGACAATGAATGCCTTTCGGCATTCCTCACCACAAGAACAGAAGCAATACCGTCGACTCAAACGGTATTGGAAGTTACTTCTAAAAGATTCAGTTGAATTGGATAGTCAACATCGTCCCTATCATTCACTATTCAAACGTCCATTAACTCAGACAGACATTGTCGATGAATTACTTAGCTACGATTCAACCTTGCGTATTGCTTACGATACCATTCAGTTTCTTAAATATGCCTTTACTCATCGCGAAGCTAAGCGTTTCTTTGAAGAACTTGATACACTAGATCCCCGACTGCCTTTCTGGTTCAAAAAGAAGTTGAGATTCTTCAAGAAGCACAAGCAAGGAATTACCAATGCGTTCAGTTTTTCTTTTTCTAATGGGATTACAGAAGGGTTGAATAACAAGATTAAGGTAATCAAACGGATTGCTTATGGCTACCGTAATTTCTATCATTTTCGTTCTCGTATTTATATTATTCAAGGTCTTGTTTTTTCTCAAGATTAA
- the pgsA gene encoding CDP-diacylglycerol--glycerol-3-phosphate 3-phosphatidyltransferase, whose protein sequence is MNLPNKLTVLRILMIPIFIIVVSVPMDWGTITVGDAGLEITQLVGAIIFAVASITDWLDGKIARARGLVTNFGKFADPLADKMLVMTAFIMLVGQGKTPAWVVAIIVCRELAVTGLRLLLVEGGEVMAAAWPGKVKTATQMIAIILLLINNIPFNLMGLPMADIMLYACLVFTIYSGVDYFAKNAEVFKGSM, encoded by the coding sequence TTGAATTTACCAAATAAATTGACTGTACTTAGAATTTTGATGATCCCGATTTTTATCATAGTTGTTAGCGTACCTATGGATTGGGGAACAATTACTGTGGGAGATGCAGGGCTTGAAATCACACAATTGGTGGGTGCTATTATTTTTGCAGTAGCCAGTATTACTGACTGGTTAGATGGAAAGATTGCCCGTGCACGAGGCCTTGTAACGAACTTTGGGAAATTTGCTGATCCATTGGCGGATAAAATGCTAGTAATGACAGCTTTTATCATGTTGGTTGGACAAGGCAAGACACCTGCTTGGGTAGTAGCAATTATTGTCTGTCGTGAACTGGCAGTTACCGGACTTCGTCTGTTGCTTGTTGAAGGTGGAGAAGTAATGGCAGCGGCTTGGCCGGGGAAAGTCAAAACAGCAACACAGATGATCGCAATCATCTTGCTTTTGATCAATAATATTCCATTTAACCTGATGGGGCTACCTATGGCAGATATCATGCTATATGCCTGTTTAGTCTTTACAATCTACTCTGGTGTAGATTATTTTGCCAAGAATGCAGAAGTATTCAAAGGATCAATGTAG
- a CDS encoding DUF1958 domain-containing protein — MLNKNIQRFLLHSVLFSLTAALFVPFSSGFAEEGISTTISESTNESQETVLPQTPEDIMTLARNAGYTVEEAYRPAATIVIEANSGQVIWEDQADQAWYPASIAKMMTVYLLFDAINEGKLALDTPVIATADDEAISQIYELSNSPIVAGVTYPVADLLYMTTLASSNAATVMLANLVSNNDAAAFIGMMNSKAAQLGMTKTTFYNPSGAAASAFNGHYAPAGIDPEADNVSTARDLALMFYHLLKDHPDVLEYTNKFQVTVMENTEYATVLENSNQSIPGAAFGYEGEDGLKTGASPEGAYSYAATAQHGDFRLIEVVLGVGTWDDGGGESQRHVFGNALFDYGFTNFEYKKLLDAGTQTINDKEIDLKQEFYGLLQKGTQPEYILSDNQQLILSNQLNQVSTSIPSPSVKYQIVEKEEIKEKILAKTATSFLDNVKLAWKEYTIAAVAFTLSIILIIFTRISSIKPARSRRGAATKRNLAFILSVIFLLTAVAVISATFILGPWLPS, encoded by the coding sequence ATGCTGAACAAAAACATTCAACGTTTCCTACTACATAGCGTATTATTTTCATTAACTGCTGCTCTTTTCGTTCCGTTTTCTTCCGGTTTTGCTGAAGAAGGAATTTCTACAACAATTTCTGAATCAACCAATGAATCACAGGAAACCGTGCTCCCTCAAACACCAGAGGATATCATGACACTAGCAAGAAATGCCGGCTATACAGTAGAGGAGGCCTATCGTCCCGCTGCTACAATCGTAATTGAAGCCAACTCTGGGCAAGTCATTTGGGAGGATCAAGCGGACCAAGCTTGGTATCCGGCAAGCATTGCCAAGATGATGACAGTTTATCTATTGTTTGATGCTATCAATGAAGGAAAGCTGGCTTTAGATACGCCCGTCATAGCAACTGCTGATGATGAGGCAATTTCCCAAATTTATGAGCTTAGCAATTCGCCAATCGTTGCCGGTGTTACTTACCCTGTTGCTGATTTGCTTTATATGACGACACTTGCTTCATCTAATGCTGCAACCGTCATGTTGGCAAACTTAGTATCTAACAACGATGCTGCTGCCTTCATTGGCATGATGAATAGCAAAGCAGCTCAGCTTGGCATGACCAAAACAACTTTCTACAATCCAAGTGGGGCTGCTGCCAGCGCCTTCAATGGGCATTATGCACCTGCGGGGATTGATCCTGAAGCGGACAATGTCTCAACGGCAAGAGATTTGGCGTTGATGTTCTATCACCTACTAAAAGATCACCCTGATGTGCTGGAGTATACAAATAAATTTCAAGTTACTGTAATGGAAAATACGGAATATGCCACTGTTTTGGAAAATTCAAATCAATCAATTCCCGGAGCTGCCTTTGGCTATGAGGGAGAAGATGGCTTAAAAACAGGGGCCAGTCCGGAGGGAGCTTATAGTTATGCTGCTACCGCGCAACATGGCGATTTCCGACTGATCGAAGTTGTTTTAGGTGTCGGTACTTGGGATGATGGCGGGGGAGAGAGTCAGCGCCATGTTTTCGGAAATGCCTTGTTTGATTACGGTTTTACTAATTTTGAATACAAGAAGCTGTTAGATGCTGGTACTCAGACGATCAATGATAAAGAAATTGATTTAAAACAGGAGTTCTATGGACTGCTACAGAAGGGAACTCAGCCGGAATATATTCTGTCAGATAATCAGCAATTGATTCTATCCAATCAGTTAAATCAGGTTTCGACCAGTATTCCTTCTCCAAGCGTCAAGTATCAAATAGTAGAAAAAGAGGAAATAAAAGAAAAGATATTAGCAAAAACAGCAACTTCATTTCTGGATAACGTCAAACTGGCTTGGAAAGAATACACCATTGCTGCCGTAGCATTCACTCTTTCTATCATTTTGATCATATTCACCAGAATAAGCAGCATCAAACCAGCACGTTCAAGAAGAGGAGCCGCTACCAAAAGGAATCTGGCCTTCATCCTTAGCGTAATCTTTTTATTGACCGCTGTTGCGGTGATATCTGCAACCTTTATCTTAGGTCCCTGGCTGCCATCTTAA
- a CDS encoding DUF3788 family protein: MTISYFCNKEQQPEVSELPEVLGDTFSLWEKTDHTLKALCPETTGYWKFPTKKAGWTWIDAHKKRVLLYRQPCDKHFRATIVLGETAINMLLNNESITADLKQRVEATTAYTEGRSILIEVRTEQDLDELIFLLPYKLS; encoded by the coding sequence ATGACAATCAGTTATTTCTGCAACAAAGAGCAGCAACCTGAAGTTAGCGAGCTACCGGAAGTATTAGGTGACACCTTTTCTTTATGGGAAAAAACGGACCACACACTAAAAGCTTTATGTCCGGAAACGACAGGCTATTGGAAATTCCCAACAAAAAAAGCTGGTTGGACTTGGATTGATGCGCATAAAAAGAGGGTTCTGCTTTATAGACAACCCTGTGATAAGCATTTTCGAGCAACCATCGTTTTAGGAGAAACAGCGATCAATATGCTCTTAAACAATGAGTCCATAACGGCAGATTTAAAGCAGAGAGTCGAAGCAACAACCGCTTATACAGAAGGGCGCAGCATTCTGATTGAAGTAAGAACAGAGCAGGATTTAGATGAGTTGATTTTTCTTTTACCTTATAAGTTAAGCTAA
- a CDS encoding VOC family protein — MKTQTFSINQAAHTGAVGLKVANLDKQVDFYTNIIGLEVLTATQEQAVLGNKETGTELLFLRKIATPAIRKRKTGLYHTAFLLPTRKDLGNTLFSLLKKEAAIIGASNHGYSEAIYLEDPEGNGIEIYRDKPRSEWNIQDDGRISGITVEMDVEGVLASRDEQTDKFPAGTVVGHVHLSVSDLLKTEQFYQAVLGLGLKDHFGDQASFFAAGDYHHHIGTNVWTGKNIPAPDDRDLGLDFFTLLVPNQAALTELKKNIEREGVEIMQTTDHSIVLLDPNGLTVKIETEQ, encoded by the coding sequence ATGAAGACACAGACATTTTCTATTAATCAGGCAGCTCATACTGGGGCGGTAGGCCTAAAAGTAGCAAATTTAGATAAACAAGTTGATTTTTATACAAATATAATTGGGTTGGAGGTACTCACAGCCACTCAAGAGCAGGCAGTGTTGGGAAACAAAGAAACAGGAACAGAATTGTTGTTTTTGAGAAAAATCGCAACGCCAGCTATCAGAAAAAGAAAGACAGGTCTATATCATACAGCCTTTCTTTTGCCGACACGTAAGGATTTGGGTAATACGCTTTTTTCTTTGCTGAAAAAAGAAGCTGCGATTATCGGTGCATCAAATCATGGGTATAGCGAAGCAATCTATTTGGAAGACCCAGAGGGAAATGGGATCGAGATTTACCGAGATAAACCAAGAAGTGAATGGAATATTCAGGATGATGGCCGAATTTCTGGCATCACTGTTGAAATGGATGTAGAGGGGGTTTTGGCAAGCCGGGACGAACAGACGGATAAGTTTCCTGCTGGGACAGTTGTTGGTCATGTCCATTTGTCAGTCAGTGACCTTTTGAAAACAGAGCAGTTTTACCAAGCGGTATTGGGCTTAGGCCTGAAGGACCACTTTGGCGATCAAGCCAGCTTTTTCGCTGCCGGTGATTATCACCATCATATCGGGACCAATGTCTGGACGGGGAAAAATATCCCTGCACCCGATGATCGGGATTTAGGCTTGGATTTCTTTACCTTGCTTGTACCCAATCAAGCCGCATTAACTGAACTAAAGAAGAATATTGAGAGAGAAGGCGTAGAAATTATGCAAACAACGGACCATTCTATCGTATTATTGGACCCTAACGGACTGACTGTAAAGATTGAAACAGAACAATAA
- a CDS encoding patatin-like phospholipase family protein, producing MKLLKLQPSDYYDFFPFIQKSRLVLPFYETHSEAQNALLIQLKEESEVYVAVKKNQPLFFMTLKEKQILNILAVETFMGTWQTLFDGIELIYKRVFASEACLQFPRPLSEVESRRLIQQGYQLSNTTACKKLHYNTALVLGGGGARGAYQIGVWQALKEVGIPIQIITGTSVGALNGALIVQDDFERAKEMWEKIETRQILSFPMKDNTQNTLPELLRQMASFTVAAIQSKGVSTKPLQQLLDDTFSQTKLEQATQQFYLVTTELPGVTERVIHFNRCKNDQWKQWLLASASFFPAMAAAQIEGKYYVDGGYRNNIPVDAALANGATECIIVDVKGPGITKHTILPEGQSCISLKTPWSLGTVLLFDGARSIVNIKLGYLEMMKALEKYSGYWYTFDEPLSSIKEFQRQFFQYLKKNYQLSLWKNREERKRFYQKLRKYYKDRVYEENISLALLELLGKSTVVPPDQLYTFSEFVQLLADQTDKQEDTFAGMISVQEWLGKYYDDFFLLSEKRQLQLVKQLLVVDLEEKKKRLKGLLEQLPIITLQVLMKEFIQEGEWY from the coding sequence ATGAAATTGCTAAAGCTGCAGCCATCAGACTACTATGATTTTTTTCCGTTCATTCAAAAAAGTCGATTGGTTCTACCATTCTATGAAACCCATTCAGAGGCACAAAATGCACTGCTTATACAACTGAAAGAAGAATCAGAGGTTTATGTAGCAGTGAAGAAAAATCAGCCGCTATTTTTTATGACGCTAAAAGAGAAACAAATCTTGAATATATTGGCGGTTGAGACGTTTATGGGTACCTGGCAGACATTGTTTGATGGGATCGAGTTGATCTATAAAAGAGTATTTGCATCGGAAGCCTGCTTACAATTTCCTAGGCCATTGAGCGAAGTCGAAAGCAGGCGATTGATTCAGCAAGGTTATCAACTTTCTAACACTACTGCTTGTAAGAAGCTTCATTATAATACAGCATTGGTGTTAGGTGGCGGTGGAGCTAGAGGAGCGTATCAAATCGGTGTTTGGCAGGCACTAAAAGAGGTTGGAATACCTATTCAAATTATTACAGGAACTTCCGTGGGTGCGTTGAATGGGGCTTTGATTGTACAAGATGATTTTGAGCGAGCCAAAGAAATGTGGGAGAAAATCGAAACCAGACAAATTCTTTCTTTTCCTATGAAAGATAATACGCAGAACACATTGCCTGAGCTGTTACGACAGATGGCGTCCTTCACGGTGGCAGCCATCCAATCCAAAGGTGTTTCAACGAAACCGTTACAGCAATTACTTGATGATACCTTTTCACAGACAAAGCTGGAGCAAGCAACGCAGCAATTTTATCTGGTAACCACAGAGCTTCCGGGAGTAACTGAGAGAGTCATTCATTTTAATCGTTGTAAAAATGACCAGTGGAAGCAATGGTTATTGGCCTCCGCTTCTTTTTTTCCAGCGATGGCAGCGGCGCAAATCGAGGGGAAATACTACGTTGACGGCGGGTATCGAAACAACATTCCTGTGGATGCAGCACTAGCGAATGGGGCGACAGAGTGCATCATCGTGGATGTTAAAGGGCCGGGGATAACAAAGCATACTATCCTTCCAGAAGGACAAAGCTGTATTTCGTTAAAAACACCATGGTCGTTAGGAACGGTGTTACTGTTTGATGGTGCACGTTCGATCGTTAACATCAAGCTGGGCTATTTGGAAATGATGAAAGCACTGGAAAAATACAGCGGCTATTGGTACACTTTTGATGAACCATTATCTAGTATCAAAGAGTTCCAGCGGCAGTTTTTTCAGTATCTCAAAAAGAACTATCAGCTGTCTTTATGGAAAAATAGAGAAGAACGGAAAAGATTCTATCAGAAATTGCGTAAATATTATAAAGACAGGGTGTATGAAGAAAATATCAGTCTGGCTTTATTGGAGCTGCTAGGAAAATCTACTGTAGTTCCACCAGATCAGCTCTACACATTTTCTGAATTTGTGCAGCTTTTGGCTGACCAAACAGATAAGCAAGAAGACACCTTTGCAGGAATGATTTCGGTTCAGGAATGGCTTGGAAAATATTATGATGATTTTTTCCTATTGTCAGAGAAGCGACAGCTTCAGCTGGTTAAGCAGCTTTTAGTTGTTGATCTAGAAGAGAAGAAAAAGCGGCTTAAGGGGTTGCTAGAGCAACTGCCGATAATTACCTTGCAGGTGTTAATGAAAGAGTTTATACAAGAAGGAGAATGGTATTAA
- a CDS encoding site-specific integrase → MATFKQYELKNGTKKWLFKTYLGTDEVTGKQLQTTRRNFNTRKEAVLAEKRLQYDVIENGFNKKKIVTFGELYNLWLDQYRLSVKPSTVAAANNHAKRQILPIFKDIKLNKLSVSFCQTTVNEWQSKYKSYGYLRLLVNQVLKYGVSLELIESNPMGKTTLPRKKESEKKINYYSKEELQNFLLTAKKLSDQKIFIFFRLIAYTGMRKSEALALQWKDINFDKQLLTIGKTLSVDEHAKVIVQTPKTATSARTISLDDGTVQILREWRREQKKRYFVHGRNTSNIDQFIFTTADNKIFTPSITQWWIESVYKRTDLRKITVHGFRHTHCSLLFESGASLQEVQERLGHRDIKTTMNIYTHVTEKTIKRTGDVFANYMES, encoded by the coding sequence ATGGCGACATTCAAACAATATGAACTTAAAAACGGCACTAAAAAATGGTTATTTAAAACATACCTCGGTACAGACGAAGTGACAGGAAAGCAATTGCAGACAACTAGAAGAAACTTCAACACGAGAAAAGAGGCTGTGCTTGCTGAAAAGCGGCTACAGTATGATGTGATTGAAAACGGATTTAATAAAAAGAAAATTGTTACTTTTGGAGAGTTGTACAATCTTTGGTTGGATCAATACCGACTAAGCGTAAAACCTTCAACAGTTGCAGCAGCAAATAATCACGCCAAAAGACAGATTTTACCTATTTTTAAAGACATTAAACTTAACAAGCTGAGTGTTTCTTTTTGTCAAACAACAGTCAATGAATGGCAATCGAAGTACAAGTCTTATGGCTACCTTAGATTGTTAGTAAATCAAGTGTTGAAATATGGCGTTTCTCTTGAACTAATTGAATCAAATCCGATGGGTAAAACTACTCTTCCAAGAAAGAAAGAATCAGAAAAGAAGATAAATTATTATTCTAAAGAAGAACTTCAAAACTTTTTATTAACTGCAAAAAAATTATCAGATCAAAAAATTTTTATTTTTTTTCGATTAATTGCTTATACCGGTATGCGAAAAAGTGAGGCATTAGCATTGCAATGGAAAGATATTAATTTTGATAAGCAGCTACTCACTATTGGAAAAACACTTTCTGTAGATGAACATGCAAAAGTAATCGTACAGACACCTAAAACAGCTACCTCAGCACGAACAATAAGTTTGGATGACGGAACGGTACAGATTTTAAGAGAATGGCGCAGAGAGCAAAAGAAGCGGTATTTCGTCCATGGTCGTAACACTTCAAATATCGACCAGTTCATTTTCACTACTGCAGACAACAAGATTTTTACCCCATCAATAACACAATGGTGGATAGAAAGCGTGTACAAGAGAACTGATTTAAGAAAAATAACGGTTCACGGATTCCGACACACTCATTGTTCATTACTCTTTGAAAGTGGAGCATCACTACAAGAGGTTCAAGAACGATTAGGACATAGAGATATTAAAACAACCATGAATATCTACACCCATGTAACTGAAAAAACCATCAAAAGAACCGGTGATGTTTTTGCAAACTACATGGAAAGTTAA